A region from the Nostoc sp. HK-01 genome encodes:
- a CDS encoding urease accessory protein G, which yields MTAFRVGVAGPVGSGKTALVDALCKELRDRYHLAVVTNDIYTQEDAQFLVRSQALASDRILGVETGGCPHTAIREDASMNLAAIEQLEERFDNLDIVFLESGGDNLAATFSPELVDLTIYVIDVAAGDKIPRKGGPGITKSDLLVINKTDLAPFVGADLSVMERDTKKMRGDKPFIFTNLKTQSGLADVIRFVSKHIA from the coding sequence ATGACTGCATTTCGAGTAGGTGTTGCTGGCCCTGTAGGTTCGGGAAAGACGGCTTTAGTGGATGCTTTATGTAAGGAGTTGCGCGATCGCTATCATCTTGCTGTGGTGACGAATGATATTTATACTCAAGAGGATGCACAGTTTTTGGTGCGTTCTCAGGCTTTAGCAAGCGATCGCATTTTGGGTGTGGAAACTGGCGGTTGTCCCCATACAGCGATTCGTGAAGATGCTTCAATGAATTTAGCTGCAATTGAACAGTTAGAAGAACGTTTTGATAATTTAGATATAGTTTTTTTAGAAAGTGGTGGTGATAATTTAGCCGCTACCTTCAGTCCAGAATTAGTAGATTTAACAATTTACGTTATTGATGTGGCTGCTGGTGATAAAATTCCTCGTAAAGGTGGGCCAGGAATTACCAAGTCTGATTTATTAGTCATTAATAAAACTGACCTTGCACCATTCGTAGGCGCAGATTTAAGCGTGATGGAAAGAGATACGAAAAAAATGCGCGGTGATAAACCCTTTATCTTTACTAATTTAAAAACTCAATCAGGACTAGCTGATGTGATTCGTTTTGTTAGTAAACATATTGCTTGA
- a CDS encoding urease accessory protein UreF, with protein sequence MDTITLTDIHFLGILQLASPALPVGAYGYSEGLETLVEDGIIANQETLQHWLTSELRYGAIRLEAAVMLRAAESAKIGNLETLCYWNRWLSAARETQELRNSSWQMGRSLAQLIGKLQPELLPTINSLGNRCNYAIAFGIAVAHWQINVNAALLAYLHSWASNLITAGVKLIPLGQTAGQALLLDLQPLISATVQEILVLKDDELSCCSWGLSLASMQHEIQYTRLFRS encoded by the coding sequence ATGGACACCATCACCCTCACTGATATTCATTTTTTGGGGATTTTGCAGTTAGCCAGTCCAGCTTTACCTGTGGGCGCTTATGGTTATTCGGAAGGTTTAGAAACTTTAGTGGAAGATGGGATCATTGCTAATCAGGAAACTCTTCAGCATTGGCTAACCTCAGAATTACGTTACGGTGCAATTCGGCTGGAGGCGGCGGTGATGTTACGGGCGGCGGAATCTGCGAAAATTGGGAATTTAGAAACCCTATGTTACTGGAATCGCTGGTTATCGGCGGCGAGAGAAACGCAAGAATTGCGCAATTCTAGTTGGCAGATGGGGCGATCGCTGGCTCAATTAATTGGTAAACTACAACCAGAGCTACTACCTACTATTAATAGTCTGGGTAATCGATGTAATTATGCGATCGCTTTTGGTATTGCTGTCGCCCATTGGCAAATCAATGTGAATGCTGCTTTATTAGCATATCTGCATAGTTGGGCTAGTAATCTCATCACCGCTGGAGTTAAACTCATCCCCCTCGGACAAACCGCCGGACAAGCATTATTGCTAGATTTACAACCGTTAATTAGTGCGACTGTCCAAGAAATTCTGGTATTAAAAGATGATGAACTGAGTTGTTGTAGCTGGGGTTTGTCGTTAGCTAGTATGCAACATGAAATCCAGTATACAAGGTTGTTTAGAAGTTGA
- the ureE gene encoding urease accessory protein UreE: MLDDEYFAQRRKGAKMILTQRKPPDADAVVSLTLALTAEERTRSRHRFEMADGQVVFLRLPRGTVLRDGDILQDETDGSLMRIIAKPEPVLTVSATSSVLLMRAAYHLGNRHVAVEITPSYLRLSPDGVVKTMLAQLGLEIAEEIAPFQPELGAYGHHHPH; this comes from the coding sequence ATGTTGGATGATGAATATTTCGCGCAAAGGCGCAAAGGCGCAAAGATGATTTTGACTCAACGTAAACCACCAGATGCTGATGCTGTGGTGAGTTTAACTTTAGCACTGACGGCGGAGGAACGCACCCGCAGTCGTCATCGGTTTGAGATGGCGGATGGTCAGGTTGTGTTTTTGCGTTTACCTAGGGGGACGGTGTTACGGGATGGCGATATTCTACAAGATGAAACTGATGGTAGTTTAATGAGAATTATTGCAAAACCTGAACCTGTGTTGACTGTATCGGCTACTTCATCAGTTTTATTAATGCGGGCAGCATACCATTTAGGGAATCGTCATGTGGCTGTGGAAATTACACCGAGTTATTTACGCTTATCACCAGATGGAGTTGTAAAAACGATGTTGGCACAGTTGGGACTGGAAATTGCCGAGGAAATTGCACCGTTTCAGCCAGAATTAGGGGCTTATGGACACCATCACCCTCACTGA
- a CDS encoding gamma-glutamyl phosphate reductase, with protein MTIVQVGSSLVEIAGKTRAAASKLAILSTEAKNQAIAAIAQALESSQEEILQANVADCQAAAAEGIAKPLYKRLQLDEHKLRDAIAGVRDVGKLADPVGKVQIHRELDTGLILKRITCPLGVLGIIFEARPEAAIQIVSLAIKSGNGVILKCGKEAVRSCEAIVKAIKQGLSQTAVSPDAVQLLTTREETLELLKLDKYVDLIIPRGSNSFVRFVQENTRIPVLGHADGICHAYIDQAADINKAVEITVDAKAQYAAVCNAIETLLVHQSIAAEFLPKVAAALAVSNVELKGDKRTLAILPDIAAATETDWETEYSDLILSIKIVDSLEDAIAHINQYGSRHTDVIVTEDIATAEAFFGLVNSAGVFHNCSTRFADGFRYGFGAEVGVSTQQMPPRGPVGLEGLVTYKYQMTGNGHIVASYTGANAKAFIHRDL; from the coding sequence ATGACTATTGTTCAAGTTGGGTCATCTTTAGTTGAGATTGCTGGGAAAACTCGCGCTGCTGCAAGTAAGTTGGCAATTCTTTCGACAGAGGCGAAAAATCAAGCGATTGCAGCGATCGCTCAGGCATTAGAATCGTCTCAAGAAGAAATATTGCAAGCGAATGTGGCTGACTGTCAAGCGGCGGCGGCGGAAGGAATTGCTAAACCTCTATATAAGCGGTTGCAGTTAGATGAACATAAGTTAAGAGATGCGATCGCAGGAGTCCGAGATGTTGGTAAACTGGCTGATCCTGTTGGTAAAGTGCAGATTCACCGCGAACTTGATACTGGTTTAATCCTCAAACGCATCACTTGTCCTTTGGGTGTATTGGGAATTATTTTTGAAGCACGTCCAGAAGCTGCAATTCAAATTGTTTCTTTGGCAATTAAATCAGGTAATGGCGTAATTCTCAAATGTGGTAAAGAAGCGGTACGTTCTTGTGAGGCGATAGTTAAAGCGATTAAACAAGGATTATCTCAAACTGCTGTTAGTCCTGATGCGGTGCAGTTGCTGACAACAAGAGAAGAAACTTTAGAACTTTTGAAATTAGATAAATATGTAGATTTAATTATTCCTAGAGGTTCTAACTCTTTTGTGCGGTTTGTGCAAGAAAATACTCGCATTCCGGTACTCGGTCATGCGGATGGTATTTGTCATGCTTATATAGATCAAGCCGCTGATATTAATAAAGCTGTAGAAATTACTGTTGATGCCAAAGCGCAATATGCTGCGGTTTGTAATGCTATTGAAACTTTATTAGTTCATCAATCAATTGCAGCGGAATTTTTACCCAAGGTTGCAGCAGCTTTAGCAGTCAGTAATGTGGAATTAAAAGGCGACAAACGCACATTAGCAATTTTACCCGACATCGCAGCGGCAACCGAAACAGACTGGGAAACTGAATACAGCGATTTAATCTTGTCGATTAAAATTGTAGACTCGTTAGAAGATGCGATCGCTCATATTAACCAATACGGTTCACGCCACACCGATGTAATTGTTACTGAAGATATCGCCACCGCAGAAGCTTTCTTCGGCTTGGTAAATTCTGCGGGAGTATTTCACAATTGTTCCACACGCTTTGCTGATGGTTTCCGTTACGGTTTTGGTGCAGAAGTCGGTGTTAGTACTCAACAAATGCCTCCCCGCGGCCCCGTTGGTTTAGAAGGATTGGTAACATATAAATATCAAATGACAGGCAATGGTCACATTGTCGCTAGTTACACTGGCGCGAATGCGAAAGCATTTATCCACCGAGATTTATGA
- a CDS encoding inosine/uridine-preferring nucleoside hydrolase, whose protein sequence is MSKQLVLMDHDGGVDDYLATMLLLTMDHIELLGVVVTPADCYVEPAVSATRKIIDLMGFSHIPVAESTVRGINPFPRLYRRDSFIVDHLPILNQQDTINTPLVAEPGQDFMVRVLREAPQPVTLMVTGPLTTVAVALEQAPDIEAKIQRIVWMGGALNVAGNVEKSLEAGQDGSAEWNVYWDAVSAARVWQTQIEIIMCPLDLTNNVPVTSDIVYKMGKQRHYPVSDLAGQCYALVIPQDYYFWDVLATAYLGHPEFYQLREWETEIITTGVSQGRTKVVPGGRKIYAMDTVDKEAFYAYILQQWAR, encoded by the coding sequence ATGTCAAAACAACTTGTGTTAATGGATCACGATGGTGGTGTAGATGATTATCTCGCTACTATGCTGCTGTTGACGATGGATCATATCGAATTGCTAGGTGTGGTCGTCACTCCTGCTGATTGTTATGTTGAACCAGCCGTTAGCGCTACACGCAAAATCATTGATTTGATGGGATTTTCTCATATCCCAGTTGCCGAAAGTACAGTACGCGGCATAAATCCTTTTCCCCGGCTTTATCGGCGTGATTCGTTTATTGTTGACCATCTCCCCATTCTCAACCAGCAGGATACTATTAATACACCTCTGGTTGCAGAACCGGGACAAGATTTTATGGTGCGGGTGTTACGAGAAGCACCTCAACCAGTAACGCTGATGGTAACAGGGCCATTAACGACAGTTGCAGTAGCGTTAGAACAAGCACCAGATATTGAAGCCAAAATTCAAAGAATTGTTTGGATGGGTGGCGCGTTGAATGTTGCTGGTAATGTGGAAAAAAGTTTAGAAGCCGGACAAGATGGTTCGGCGGAGTGGAATGTTTATTGGGATGCAGTTTCAGCGGCGCGAGTTTGGCAAACCCAAATTGAAATTATTATGTGTCCTTTAGATTTGACTAACAATGTACCAGTGACATCAGACATTGTGTACAAAATGGGCAAACAACGCCACTATCCTGTCTCTGATTTAGCGGGACAATGTTATGCACTGGTGATTCCCCAAGATTATTATTTCTGGGATGTGCTGGCGACGGCTTATTTAGGACACCCAGAGTTTTATCAACTGCGGGAGTGGGAAACGGAAATTATTACCACTGGTGTGAGTCAAGGACGGACTAAGGTTGTTCCTGGTGGTCGGAAGATTTATGCAATGGATACAGTTGATAAAGAGGCTTTTTATGCTTATATCTTGCAGCAATGGGCGAGATAA